One window of the Triticum dicoccoides isolate Atlit2015 ecotype Zavitan chromosome 3B, WEW_v2.0, whole genome shotgun sequence genome contains the following:
- the LOC119278572 gene encoding lichenase-2-like, with amino-acid sequence MLSLDMALLLGVIFASILTRAASVGVCYGMSANNLPPASTVVGMLRDNGFNSVRLYAPDSDALAALAGTGIGVIVGAPNYVLPELAASASAAAAWVRANIAAHPDVSFRYLTVGNEVAGSDTQYLVPAMENVQGALAAAGLGDAVKVTTAISQATIAVHVPPSAGEFADESKPFLLPVLQFLERTGAPLLANLYPYFVYTYKAAGDMDVSFMLFTAPGTVVQDGEYGYQNMFDASVDAVHAAVERLGVSGVDVVVSETGWPSAGGEEASVENARTYNQNLVSHVGKGTPRRPWKVETYVFSMFNENLKEAGVEQNWGLFYPTTDRVYPITFGKRTSLSSCVVHPCTLSWS; translated from the exons ATGCTTTCGCTCGACATGGCGTTGCTCCTCGGAGTCATCTTCGCCTCCATCCTTACAA GAGCGGCCTCGGTGGGCGTGTGCTACGGCATGAGCGCCAACAACCTGCCGCCGGCGAGCACCGTCGTCGGCATGCTCCGGGACAACGGCTTCAACTCGGTGCGTCTCTATGCACCGGACAGTGACGCGCTGGCGGCACTCGCCGGCACCGGCATCGGCGTCATCGTCGGGGCGCCCAACTACGTTCTACCCGAGCTGGCCGCCAGCGCGTCCGCGGCGGCCGCGTGGGTCCGCGccaacatcgcggcacacccagaTGTCTCCTTCCGGTACCTCACCGTGGGCAACGAGGTGGCCGGCAGCGACACGCAGTACCTGGTCCCAGCGATGGAGAACGTTCAGGGCGCGCTCGCCGCGGCCGGGCTGGGCGACGCCGTAAAGGTCACGACGGCGATATCGCAGGCCACCATCGCGGTCCACGTGCCGCCATCGGCCGGCGAGTTCGCCGACGAGTCCAAGCCGTTCCTGCTTCCCGTGCTGCAGTTCCTGGAGCGCACCGGCGCGCCGCTCCTGGCCAACCTGTACCCGTACTTCGTGTACACGTACAAGGCCGCTGGCGACATGGACGTCAGCTTCATGCTGTTCACGGCGCCGGGGACGGTGGTGCAGGACGGCGAGTACGGGTACCAGAACATGTTTGACGCGAGCGTGGACGCGGTGCACGCGGCGGTGGAGCGGCTCGGGGTGAGCGGCGTCGACGTGGTGGTGTCGGAGACCGGGTGGCCatcggcgggcggcgaggaggcgtcGGTGGAGAACGCGAGGACGTACAATCAGAACCTGGTGAGCCACGTGGGGAAGGGCACGCCGCGGCGGCCGTGGAAGGTGGAGACGTACGTGTTCTCCATGTTCAACGAGAACCTCAAGGAGGCCGGCGTGGAGCAGAACTGGGGGCTCTTCTACCCCACCACCGATAGGGTGTACCCCATCACCTTCGGCAAGCGAACTTCATTGAGTTCGTGCGTCGTCCATCCATGTACACTGTCATGGTCATAG